The nucleotide sequence GCGGGAGGGCGACCTGCTCGCGCGCCTGGCGGGTGACGAGTTCGCGGTCGTGCTTCCGGATTGCGACCTCGGTCCCGCGAGGCGGCTGGCCGACCGGCTCCGTCACGCGATCGAGGAACACCGCTTCGCGCGCGCGGGACGCCTGAGCTGCTCGGCGGGCGTCGCCTCGAGCCCGCGCGACGGCATGGACTCGATGGAACTGCTGGCCTCGGCCGAGCAGGCGCTCGGGCTGGCGAAGAAGGCGGGACGCCGCCGCACGGCGCAGCACGAAACCGGACACACCCACTAGGAGCGCGGGCGGGATGCGAAGCGACGACCTCATGGACGACGGCAGCGGTCCCGACGGCGGCGTTCGCGCGGCCGACGAGTCGGCGGGCTATCGCTCGCCGGTCCAGCCGCGCGTGCTCGTCGTCGAGGACGACGAGACCGTCGCCGACGTGCTCCGCGAAGTGCTGGCGGACCAGCCGTACGTCTGCACCTTCGCCGTCTCGGCCGAGGACGCGCTGGCGAAGGTGGCGCTCGATCCGCCCGACCTGATCCTCACCGACATCTCGCTGCCCAGGAAGAGCGGCCTCGACGTGATGCGCGAGGCGCGGGCGCTCGATCCCGAGGTCGCGGTGATCCTGATGACCGGCTACGCGTCGGTCCAGACCGCGATCGACGCGTTGCGTCAGGGCGCCGACGACTACGTCACCAAACCCTTCGACGATATCGCCGACCTTCCGACGATGGTCGAGAAGCGTCTTCGCAACCGCCGGCTGCGCGCCGAGAACCGCGCGCTGCTGGAGGAGCTGCGCATCAAGAACGAGGTGCTCCAGCGGCACGAGCAGGAGCTGCGCGAGAAGGTCGCGCAGGCGACCTTTCATCTGAGCACGCTCTACCGGGCCTCGATGGAGATCGGCGCGGGCATCGACCTCGAGCCGATGCTGAAGCGCATCGTCGAGACGACCGCGCAGATCATGGACGCCCCCGCGGCGGCGGTGTACCTGCAGAACGAGGAAACGGCCGAATACCGGCCCGCCGCCGCGCACGGCGTCGAGTGGGAGGGCGGGGACGAATCGCGCCCGCCCGTGCTGGCCGGCAGCGGCCCCGTCGGCATGTGCGCGTTCGACCTGCGGCCCGTCCGCCAGGGCGGGCCGGGGTGCGCGCGCGTCGCGGTCGCCGGCGTGAAGGGCGGCGCCGCGTCGCTGCTCGCCGTCCCGCTCGTCCAGGGAAGCCAGGCCCTGGGGGTGCTCGTCGCGTTCGACAAGCCCGCGGGCTTCGGCGCCGGGGACGAGGAGTTCCTCTCGCGGTTCGCCTCGCAGGCCGCGGTGCAGATCCGCAACTCGCAGCTCTTCGAGCACACCAAGAGCCTCGACCGGCTCAAGTCCGAGTTCGTGGCCGTCGTCTCGCACGAGACACGTACGCCGCTCACCTCCGTCAAGGGCGCGCTCGAGCTGCTTTTCGACGAGCGCTACTTCCAGAACAACGAACAGCAGGTGAAGCTGCTGACGATCGCGCACGCGAACGCCGAGCGCATGCTCCTGCTCATCAACGACATCCTCGACTTCTCGAAGCTCGAGTCGGCGTCGCTGTCCATGACCATCGAGCCCCAGAACCTGGAGCCGGTCGTGCGGCAGGCCGCGCACAACCTGCGCATGCTGATCGAGGAGCGGCGCATCCAGCTCGAGCTCGACCTGCCGGCCGACCTGCCGGACACGCTGCTCGACGCGCATCGCATCGCGCAGGTGCTGACCAACCTGCTTTCGAACGCCATCAAGTTCTCGCCCGCCGGCGGCCGCATCGAGGTCGCCGCGCGTCCGTACGGGCGGGACCTGCGCGTCGAGGTCCGCGACCACGGCGAGGGCATCGCGGCGAAGGACGTTCCCAAGCTGTTCCGCAAGTTCCAGCAGATCGACTCCGGCGCGACGCGAAAGGTGGGCGGCACCGGCCTCGGCCTGGTGATCTGCAAGGGCATCGTCGAACAGCATGGCGGGCAGGTCGGCGTCGAGACCGAACCGGGCAAGGGCAGCACGTTCTGGTTCACGCTTCCGCTTGCCGAGGAGCGCTCGACCGAACTGCACGGCGCGGCCTGATCCGGCGGCCCCCGCGAACGTCGCGCGCGCAAGGTGCGCCCTTGACCGCCGGAGCATCGCGCTCGTAACTTGGCGCCGGGCCTCGCAGGACGCGGGCCTCCGACCGTTCACCCGATCCGGCCGTCGCCGAGCGCCAGGGAAGACGCGATCACACCCGCACGCAGACCATCCGCCCGAACCACCACGCTGATCCTCGCCGCGCTCGCGGGGATCTCGCTCGGCGTCGTCGTCGCGCTGGTGACCGCTCCCGCGTCGCTGCCGCTGTTCCGGGCGCGCGTGCCGTGGACCGGCGGCCCGCCTGCGGACGTCGAGTGGCCGGAAGCCGCTCAGCCGGGAGAGGGGGCGGCCCTCGCGCGGCTCGCGCGGGGTCGTCACGGGCCTGAGCTCGAAGTGCAGGCCCCGCGTGCGCCCCGCGCCCGTCGCCTGGCGGCCGGGCTCGCGGCCCGGCGTTCGGCGGGAGTCGCCGCGCTCGGGCAGGCGTACGCCGCGGTGTCGGACCGCTGGCGGGCCGGGCTGATGGCCGCGCCGCTGCCTCCCATGACGCCGCAGGCCGAATGCGCCTCGTTGCTGTTCGCCGACGCGTCCCGCCGGCGCGACCTCGCGCAGGCGCTGCCGGCGCCCTACGCCGGCCCGGCGCCGGAGCTCGTCGTCACGCCTGCGCTGCCGGAAGCGGAAGCTGTCGCCGCCGCGGCCGCCGCCGCCGACCCGGAACGATGCCGCCGCGCGCTGCTCGCGCTCGCGACCGCCGAAGACGCGCGCTTCGCCGCCGGCGTGCCCGCGCGCGACGCGAGCGCGGCCGTGCGCGGTGCCGCCTGGCAAGGCGCGCAGCGCGAGCGCGCCGATTCGCTCGACGCGCTCGCGGCACGCACGCTCGAAGGCCAGACCGGGCTGCAGAAGGAACTCGCGAAGGCGGCGGCGGGCGCGCAGCTCGTGACCCTGGCGAACGCGCTCGGGGATCCGTACGCGCCGCTCTCGGCGATCACTCCCGCGCCGCCGGTGCGGGCCGAGGCGTTGCCCGGCCCGTGGGCCGCGCTCCTCGGCTTCGGCGCGGGGCTCGGCGGACTCGTGGGCCTGTGCGCGGCGCTGCTCGGGCTCTGGCTGAGGCGCGGCGCGCCCCGCGCCGCGAAAGCGGATCCGCAACCGCCTTTGCGGGACCCGGGTGCGTTGCAGCCGTGGCTGCACGTGGTCGCGGGGCCGAACGAGAACGCGACCGTGCGCGGCGCGCTCGAGCTGGCGGCGCACGCGCTCGCGCGCCACGCGCGCGTGCTGCTGGTGGACGCGGGCGCCGGAAGGCTTCACGAGCGGCTCGGCCGCGAGGCGCGATGGGGTCTCATGGAATGTCTGCAGGGCGACATGCCGGTGCTGGGGCTGGTCCAGTACGCGGGCCGGCCGGGTTTCTACCTTCTCGCGCGCGGCCATGCCGCGCGAACCGCCGCCTGGGCGGGCCTGGGCCGGTGCCTCGACGACGCGCGCCAGCACTTCGGCCGGGTGGTGTTCGTGGTGGATCGCTCGACGGCGCGCGAGTTCGGTGACGCGCTCGCGGGCCGGCCGCTGGAAGGCTGGTGGGCCGGCGCGCACGGTCGCCCCGCCGCCGGCGCCGCGGAGCTTTCCGCCCGGTTCGGCATCGCCTTTTCCGGCATGGACCTGGCGTTCGTACTGAAGGCGTCGCTCGAAGCCCTGGGAGCGCGCGTCTCGCAGCTCGCGACGACGCTGCCTCCGACCCCGGTCGTGACGCCGCATCAGGCCGGGGCGCCCGAGCCTCTTGCGCCCGCGCCCGCTCCGGTGCCGGACGAGCCCATCGTGCTGGAGTGCGACCTGCAGGTGCTCCAGCGCTTGAGGTTCCTGGCGTGGATGCGCCGGGTGCAGTCCGAAGGCCAGCCGGCGGAGCTTCGCACCGCGCCGCGCTGACGGTCGGCGGACCGCGCGGGGAGGGAGGATCGCAGTGCGCATCCTGGTGACGGGTGGGGCGGGCTTCATCGGCTCGAACGTGGCGGACCGGTTCGTCGCCCTCGGACACGAGGTGGCGGTGTTCGACGACCTCTCGAGCGGCCGGCGCGAGTTCGTGAACGCGAAGGCGAAGCTCTACGTCGGCGACCTCGCCGATTCGTCGGCGGTCGAGGCCGCCGTCGCCGACTTCCGCCCCGAGATCGTGGATCATCACGCCGCGCAGATCGACGTTCGAAAGTCGGTCGCCGACCCGGCCTTCGACGCGCGCGTCAACATCC is from Candidatus Eisenbacteria bacterium and encodes:
- a CDS encoding response regulator, producing the protein MRSDDLMDDGSGPDGGVRAADESAGYRSPVQPRVLVVEDDETVADVLREVLADQPYVCTFAVSAEDALAKVALDPPDLILTDISLPRKSGLDVMREARALDPEVAVILMTGYASVQTAIDALRQGADDYVTKPFDDIADLPTMVEKRLRNRRLRAENRALLEELRIKNEVLQRHEQELREKVAQATFHLSTLYRASMEIGAGIDLEPMLKRIVETTAQIMDAPAAAVYLQNEETAEYRPAAAHGVEWEGGDESRPPVLAGSGPVGMCAFDLRPVRQGGPGCARVAVAGVKGGAASLLAVPLVQGSQALGVLVAFDKPAGFGAGDEEFLSRFASQAAVQIRNSQLFEHTKSLDRLKSEFVAVVSHETRTPLTSVKGALELLFDERYFQNNEQQVKLLTIAHANAERMLLLINDILDFSKLESASLSMTIEPQNLEPVVRQAAHNLRMLIEERRIQLELDLPADLPDTLLDAHRIAQVLTNLLSNAIKFSPAGGRIEVAARPYGRDLRVEVRDHGEGIAAKDVPKLFRKFQQIDSGATRKVGGTGLGLVICKGIVEQHGGQVGVETEPGKGSTFWFTLPLAEERSTELHGAA